One genomic region from uncultured Cohaesibacter sp. encodes:
- a CDS encoding 4-hydroxyproline epimerase translates to MKNHTFQCIDGHTCGNPVRLVAGGAPQLEGSTMIEKRAHFLAEFDWIRTGLMFEPRGHDMMSGSILYPPTREDCDIAVLFIETSGCLPMCGHGTIGTVTMAIENGLVTPKEPGKLRLDTPAGLVTVEYRQEGRYVEEVRLTNVPAFLYAEDMTAEIDGLGDVHVDVAYGGNFYAIVEPQDCYKDMADFSAGELVGFSPKLRAALNEKYDFVHPENPAINGLSHILWTGKPLAPEATARNAVFYGEKAIDRSPCGTGTSARMAHWVAKGRLDIGDAFIHESIIGSLFKGRVEAAAKVGDLDAIIPSIGGWARQTGFNTIFIDDRDPYAHGFTVL, encoded by the coding sequence ATGAAAAACCATACATTTCAATGCATTGACGGCCATACATGTGGCAATCCGGTGCGGCTAGTTGCGGGCGGCGCCCCGCAGCTGGAAGGCAGCACCATGATAGAGAAACGGGCACATTTTCTGGCTGAATTCGACTGGATTCGCACAGGGCTGATGTTTGAGCCGCGCGGACATGACATGATGTCTGGATCGATTCTCTATCCTCCCACGCGGGAAGATTGTGACATAGCCGTTCTGTTCATCGAAACCTCAGGCTGTCTGCCCATGTGCGGCCACGGCACCATCGGCACTGTAACCATGGCCATCGAGAACGGTCTGGTGACCCCAAAGGAACCGGGCAAGCTACGGCTGGATACGCCCGCCGGTCTGGTCACCGTGGAGTATCGGCAGGAAGGCCGCTATGTGGAAGAGGTCCGGCTGACCAACGTGCCCGCCTTCCTTTATGCAGAGGACATGACTGCCGAGATTGACGGGCTGGGAGACGTGCATGTGGATGTGGCCTATGGCGGCAATTTCTACGCCATTGTGGAGCCTCAGGATTGCTACAAGGATATGGCCGACTTCTCAGCCGGTGAGCTGGTAGGCTTTTCACCCAAGCTGCGTGCGGCGCTCAATGAAAAATACGATTTTGTGCATCCGGAGAATCCGGCTATCAACGGCCTAAGTCATATTCTCTGGACCGGCAAGCCTCTGGCGCCAGAGGCCACAGCCCGCAATGCGGTCTTTTATGGAGAGAAGGCCATCGATCGCTCCCCTTGCGGCACAGGCACCTCGGCCCGCATGGCCCATTGGGTTGCCAAAGGGCGGCTGGATATCGGCGATGCCTTCATTCACGAGAGCATCATCGGCAGCCTGTTCAAGGGACGGGTGGAAGCCGCCGCCAAGGTGGGTGATTTGGATGCCATCATTCCATCCATCGGGGGCTGGGCACGCCAGACCGGGTTCAACACCATCTTCATTGATGATCGCGACCCTTATGCCCACGGTTTTACGGTGCTTTAA
- a CDS encoding alpha/beta fold hydrolase — translation MTYVTFPGVAYRDITLPVPLDWAKPEGESLTLFAREVVDPARKEEDLPLLVFLQGGPGGKGPRPQGGGPAWLKTALKTYRVVLLDQRGTGRSSPVEGRHMQRFASGEEGARFLACFRADSIIRDCEHLRKEVYGGRKWSSLGQSYGGFLTLCYLSMAPEALEACYVTGGLAGIDARAEDVYERTFLRVAEKNRHYYARYEADRDVVARIADILASEDIRLPDGDRLTVHRLQTLGLGFGMKPGYEEVHWLLDEALDADGTPTESFLASIMAETGFATNPLFCVLQEAIYGQHGNASNWAAQREREKHAVFEESHRPLLFTGEMMFPWMFEEIRALKPFRAATEALHAMPLEEQLYDKARLAANEVPVAAAVYFDDMYVDAGLSLETAGRVGNLKAWVTNEYEHDGLRQDPRVLARLMDMVAGNE, via the coding sequence ATGACTTATGTAACATTTCCCGGCGTCGCCTATCGCGATATCACGCTACCGGTTCCCCTTGATTGGGCCAAACCGGAAGGGGAAAGCCTGACGCTGTTTGCCCGTGAGGTAGTGGACCCTGCGCGCAAGGAGGAAGATCTGCCCCTGCTCGTCTTCCTTCAGGGTGGCCCCGGTGGCAAGGGTCCACGCCCACAAGGGGGCGGCCCGGCATGGCTTAAAACCGCACTCAAGACATACCGCGTCGTGCTGCTCGATCAGCGCGGCACGGGGCGATCCTCACCGGTGGAAGGGCGCCATATGCAGCGCTTTGCCTCCGGCGAAGAGGGCGCCCGTTTCCTTGCCTGCTTCAGGGCAGACAGCATCATTCGCGATTGCGAGCATCTGCGCAAAGAGGTCTATGGTGGCCGAAAATGGTCAAGCCTTGGCCAGAGTTATGGCGGCTTTCTGACCCTGTGCTACCTCTCCATGGCCCCAGAGGCGCTGGAAGCCTGCTATGTAACGGGTGGATTGGCCGGGATTGATGCCCGTGCGGAAGATGTCTATGAGCGCACCTTCCTGCGGGTGGCTGAAAAGAACCGGCATTATTATGCCCGCTATGAGGCCGACAGGGATGTGGTTGCCCGCATCGCCGATATTCTAGCCAGCGAAGACATCCGCCTGCCTGATGGAGACCGTCTGACGGTGCACCGGTTGCAGACGCTTGGTCTGGGCTTTGGCATGAAACCCGGGTACGAGGAAGTGCATTGGCTTCTGGATGAAGCACTGGATGCCGATGGCACCCCGACCGAAAGCTTTCTTGCATCGATCATGGCGGAAACCGGCTTTGCGACCAATCCTCTTTTCTGTGTCTTGCAAGAGGCCATCTATGGCCAGCATGGCAACGCCTCCAACTGGGCGGCGCAACGGGAGCGTGAAAAGCATGCCGTTTTCGAGGAGAGCCATAGGCCATTGCTTTTTACCGGCGAAATGATGTTCCCGTGGATGTTTGAAGAGATCAGGGCGCTCAAGCCTTTCCGGGCGGCGACAGAGGCGCTGCATGCCATGCCGCTGGAAGAACAGCTCTATGACAAGGCGCGTCTGGCCGCCAACGAGGTGCCTGTTGCGGCTGCCGTCTATTTTGATGACATGTATGTGGATGCTGGCCTGTCACTGGAAACAGCTGGTCGGGTTGGCAATCTCAAGGCGTGGGTGACCAACGAATATGAGCATGACGGCTTGCGCCAGGACCCGCGTGTTTTGGCGCGTCTGATGGATATGGTCGCAGGCAACGAATAG